A region from the Vicia villosa cultivar HV-30 ecotype Madison, WI linkage group LG3, Vvil1.0, whole genome shotgun sequence genome encodes:
- the LOC131657795 gene encoding G2/mitotic-specific cyclin C13-1-like, protein MESGGSMKRTTSNESPFTPLDPKRPRVVSDEIPDVPPAFRPITPDVPPGFRPITPDVPPGFLPIQISNLDEPVCNRRTNAKRDNQHIDEPYVSDISEYLRMMEIEEKRKPAIDYIERVQRCMMTTNMREKLVDWLVEVADVYKLLPETLHLAVSYIDRFLSIQSLNTSKLQLLGISAMLIASKYEEVNPTRAVQFCQITTYELHEVLEMEARILKSLNYEMGNPNVITFLRTFAVIACENQTTSHSQFKYLCNYLADLSLLDYECLQFKPSTLAASVIFLAKFIIRPRVNPWTLSLHESLGYGSDDLEDCATILHDLYLSRRAASLKTVRDKYKRSKYKCVANLSSPPELPESYFEDVHAFYQCNGGANITTDDEWD, encoded by the exons ATGGAGAGTGGTGGCTCAATGAAAAGAACAACCAGCAATGAATCACCTTTTACTCCTCTTGATCCAAAAAGGCCGAGAGTTGTTTCGGATGAAATTCCAGATGTTCCTCCTGCTTTTCGGCCTATAACTCCAGATGTTCCTCCTGGTTTTCGGCCTATAACTCCAGATGTTCCTCCTGGTTTTCTGCCTATACAGATTTCCAATTTGGATGAGCCAGTTTGTAACCGAAGAACCAATGCCAAACGTGACAATCAACATATTGATGAGCCTTACGTATCCGACATCTCCGAATATCTTCGCATGATGGAG ATCGAGGAAAAACGAAAACCGGCTATTGATTACATTGAAAGAGTTCAGAGATGCATGATGACTACAAACATGAGAGAAAAATTGGTTGATTGGCTAGTTGAGGTTGCAGATGTATACAAACTTTTACCAGAAACTCTTCATCTAGCTGTTTCCTATATTGACAGATTCCTATCTATCCAATCTCTCAATACATCCAAGCTTCAGTTGCTTGGGATTTCTGCTATGCTCATTGCGTC CAAGTATGAAGAAGTCAATCCAACAAGAGCGGTACAGTTCTGCCAAATTACTACCTATGAACTGCATGAG GTTTTAGAAATGGAAGCTCGCATACTCAAGTCCCTAAATTATGAAATGGGAAACCCTAATGTCATCACATTTTTAAg GACGTTTGCTGTGATTGCTTGTGAGAATCAAACG ACTTCCCATTCCCAGTTTAAATATTTGTGCAACTATCTTGCCGATTTGAGCCTGCTTGACTACGAGTGTCTACAATTTAAGCCTTCTACATTGGCTGCCTCCGTTATATTTCTGGCCAAATTTATTATCCGGCCTCGAGTAAATCCTTGG ACTTTGTCCCTCCATGAATCTTTGGGTTATGGATCTGATGATTTGGAAGATTGTGCTACCATTCTACATGATTTGTATTTGTCAAGAAGGGCAGCATCCTTGAAAACTGTCCGTGACAAATACAAGCGGAGCAAG TACAAATGTGTAGCAAACTTGTCTTCCCCGCCTGAGCTGCCAGAAAGTTACTTTGAAGATGTTCATGCCTTCTACCAGTGCAATGGAGGCGCGAACATCACGACAGACGATGAGTGGGATTGA